In one window of Tumebacillus algifaecis DNA:
- a CDS encoding UvrB/UvrC motif-containing protein, whose protein sequence is MTINRQGTVRFGDAALYISESPEESVFGEWGKQFKRQVFKRIVQQLNRMGWELEVPAGMIERYGRSFAEDHRIGRKGDLQGELEMTGRCIEFKMWQDVANITREDGDGRYEFDKEEKMPYLLRLEMERTRRKIRDYLCNVFAGYEFEIVKGKSVMRGPGHLTALEWIEQDYRNCYHYNQELGRRGGDEYAFNSKSADGGKVTHGAKVYTTDYNGRIIVGTAYYNINNMWWVVSGKYGLRNKASFEIYTSHPGDLKRKRNDRTRLNRLESEMKKAVAVMDFKRADALKPLLLDARQKGETTA, encoded by the coding sequence GTGACAATCAATCGACAAGGCACGGTAAGATTCGGAGATGCTGCTCTGTACATCTCGGAAAGTCCAGAGGAATCAGTCTTCGGAGAGTGGGGGAAGCAATTTAAACGGCAGGTGTTCAAGCGAATCGTTCAGCAACTCAATCGGATGGGGTGGGAGTTGGAAGTTCCCGCAGGCATGATCGAACGATATGGCCGCAGTTTTGCAGAGGACCACCGAATCGGTCGGAAGGGTGACTTGCAAGGCGAACTCGAAATGACTGGCCGATGCATTGAGTTTAAAATGTGGCAAGATGTTGCGAACATCACTCGGGAAGATGGAGACGGACGGTACGAGTTTGACAAAGAAGAAAAAATGCCCTATCTGCTCCGTTTGGAAATGGAACGGACACGGCGCAAGATCCGCGACTATCTCTGCAACGTGTTTGCGGGTTACGAATTTGAGATAGTCAAAGGAAAGTCTGTAATGAGAGGACCCGGTCATCTGACGGCGTTGGAATGGATCGAGCAAGACTACAGAAACTGCTACCACTATAACCAGGAACTTGGTAGACGAGGCGGCGACGAATACGCCTTCAACAGCAAATCCGCAGACGGCGGCAAAGTGACGCACGGTGCGAAAGTCTACACAACCGATTACAACGGGCGAATTATCGTTGGAACCGCCTATTACAACATCAACAACATGTGGTGGGTGGTATCCGGTAAGTACGGTTTGCGGAACAAGGCCAGCTTTGAAATCTATACTTCGCATCCCGGAGATCTGAAGCGCAAGCGGAATGATAGAACACGCTTAAACCGTCTGGAAAGCGAGATGAAAAAAGCTGTTGCGGTCATGGACTTCAAACGGGCCG
- a CDS encoding DUF1064 domain-containing protein, with product MKRNKYGAKKTTIGNITFDSKMESKYYLQLLTLQKAGKITDLRLQPKYLLQEKFRRDGKTVSAIHYVADFEYRNHNGLLIVVDVKGAETVDFKIKKKLFLHKYPEHILKVVTEHNGSFIDLYKTKKLESDRKKAVKKLLKRAKGSGAA from the coding sequence ATGAAACGCAACAAGTACGGAGCCAAGAAGACAACGATCGGCAACATCACCTTCGACTCGAAGATGGAGTCCAAGTATTACCTGCAGCTGCTGACGCTCCAGAAGGCCGGGAAGATCACGGACCTGCGCCTGCAGCCGAAGTACCTCCTTCAAGAGAAGTTTCGGCGCGACGGCAAGACAGTCAGCGCGATCCACTACGTAGCCGACTTCGAATACCGCAACCATAACGGCCTGCTGATCGTTGTGGACGTAAAAGGCGCGGAGACAGTGGACTTCAAGATCAAGAAGAAGCTGTTTCTGCACAAGTACCCGGAGCACATCCTGAAAGTGGTCACCGAGCACAACGGGTCGTTCATCGACTTGTACAAAACAAAGAAGCTGGAATCGGATCGTAAGAAGGCAGTGAAGAAGCTGCTGAAACGCGCCAAGGGGAGCGGGGCGGCATGA